In Streptococcus parasuis, the following proteins share a genomic window:
- a CDS encoding PBSX family phage terminase large subunit has translation MAKSSLSTAGPTIDIQRNVNPHFKPVWTSKKPYNILKGGRNSFKSSVIALLLVYKMLLAILKKQTVEIIIVRKVANTIYDSVYKKIEWALRKFGVHNQFRMYKSPFKITHEKTGSTFHFYGQDDFQKLKSNEVGAVIAVWYEEAAEFNSAEEFDQSNSTFMRQKHPDYPYVQFFWSYNPPRNPYAWINEWLDSLRGHDKYLIHESSYLNDELEFVTEQMLDEIERIKQNDFDYYRYLYLGEPVGLGTNVYNLDLFHVVDGIPQDERVVYQYFSIDGGHQQSATTCLHIVLTSSRKVFVIDNYYYSPAGKVNKKSPSQLSKDLHEFIMEKSIKRVPGAVLRNQTIDSAEGALRNEYYERFKVRLNPVKKKTKIIMTEYVQSLLALDRVYVVRSENNMKYFLEEHKRYMWDEKTVMSDNPAVVKTDDHTCDAFQYFVMDNLRDLGLIA, from the coding sequence ATGGCGAAATCATCATTGTCGACAGCTGGTCCGACGATTGATATCCAGAGAAACGTTAATCCGCATTTCAAACCAGTCTGGACTTCAAAGAAACCCTACAATATCCTCAAGGGTGGTCGGAACTCGTTTAAGTCATCGGTTATTGCTTTGTTGCTGGTTTACAAGATGTTGCTTGCAATCTTAAAAAAACAGACTGTCGAAATCATCATCGTTCGAAAGGTTGCAAATACAATCTATGATTCAGTGTATAAAAAAATTGAATGGGCATTGCGAAAATTCGGTGTGCACAATCAATTCAGAATGTATAAGAGTCCGTTTAAAATCACTCATGAAAAGACCGGTTCTACTTTCCACTTTTATGGTCAGGATGACTTTCAAAAACTGAAATCAAACGAGGTTGGTGCAGTCATTGCTGTCTGGTACGAGGAAGCTGCTGAGTTTAACAGCGCAGAGGAATTTGACCAGTCAAACAGTACGTTTATGCGTCAGAAACATCCAGATTATCCTTATGTGCAATTCTTTTGGTCATATAACCCACCTCGAAATCCCTATGCCTGGATAAACGAATGGTTGGACAGTTTGAGGGGGCATGACAAATACCTGATCCACGAGTCGAGCTATCTTAATGATGAGTTAGAATTTGTGACCGAACAAATGCTTGATGAAATAGAGCGTATCAAACAGAATGACTTTGATTATTACAGATACTTGTATCTTGGTGAGCCAGTTGGGCTAGGTACCAATGTCTATAATTTAGACTTGTTCCACGTCGTAGATGGTATTCCACAAGACGAGCGAGTAGTTTATCAGTATTTCTCTATTGACGGTGGACACCAGCAATCAGCAACAACCTGTTTGCATATTGTTTTGACATCTAGTCGAAAGGTCTTTGTTATTGATAATTACTATTACAGTCCAGCTGGCAAAGTAAATAAAAAATCACCAAGCCAGTTATCAAAAGACCTGCATGAGTTTATCATGGAAAAATCTATCAAACGTGTTCCTGGTGCTGTCCTGCGAAATCAGACGATAGATAGTGCCGAAGGTGCATTACGAAATGAATATTACGAAAGATTTAAGGTCAGGTTGAATCCGGTCAAGAAAAAGACAAAAATCATCATGACTGAGTATGTGCAGTCACTGCTTGCACTTGATCGTGTTTACGTGGTTCGAAGCGAGAACAATATGAAATACTTCCTGGAAGAGCATAAGCGATATATGTGGGACGAGAAAACAGTCATGTCGGATAATCCAGCTGTTGTGAAAACTGACGACCATACCTGCGATGCGTTTCAGTATTTCGTAATGGATAATTTGAGAGACCTTGGCTTGATTGCTTAG
- a CDS encoding capsid protein, which translates to MAIKEYTKQYVGMFPNIFSKKARFLAAFGGTIQVVDGVTDSTKFMDLKISNDVDAVLQEYQTGENVAFGTGTGSTSRFGERKEIKSVNKQVDFDSPLAIHEGVDNFTVNDVPDQVIAERQAKHAEAWTEKFSQIASKALSDIASETFTGPMTEDGVTKIFNDARKKLINNNVSKDIVWRAYVTADVYNLLVDSKLATTAKKSSANIDDNEIYKFKGFILEEYPDAYFQTGEHIVFAADGVGQLGLGVQTSRALDATDFVGIVMQAAGKTAKYIPEKNAKAILKAKLTPAG; encoded by the coding sequence ATGGCTATTAAAGAATACACAAAACAGTATGTCGGAATGTTTCCGAATATCTTCTCAAAGAAAGCACGTTTTTTGGCTGCTTTCGGTGGTACAATCCAAGTTGTTGACGGAGTGACCGATTCAACAAAATTCATGGACCTTAAAATCTCAAACGATGTCGATGCGGTCCTACAGGAGTACCAAACCGGCGAAAATGTAGCCTTTGGAACTGGTACTGGATCAACCAGCCGATTCGGAGAACGTAAGGAAATCAAATCAGTTAACAAGCAGGTTGATTTTGATTCACCTCTTGCAATCCATGAAGGGGTTGATAACTTCACTGTCAATGACGTACCAGATCAAGTGATTGCTGAGCGTCAAGCTAAGCACGCAGAAGCATGGACTGAGAAATTCTCACAAATTGCAAGCAAGGCTTTGTCTGACATCGCATCTGAAACATTTACTGGCCCAATGACCGAGGACGGTGTGACCAAAATCTTCAACGATGCACGCAAGAAGCTTATCAACAATAACGTATCCAAGGATATTGTTTGGCGTGCTTATGTGACAGCTGATGTCTACAATTTGCTTGTTGACTCAAAATTGGCTACTACAGCTAAGAAATCATCTGCAAATATTGATGATAATGAAATTTACAAGTTCAAGGGCTTTATCTTGGAAGAATACCCAGATGCATACTTCCAAACAGGCGAACATATTGTCTTTGCTGCTGACGGTGTTGGTCAACTTGGACTTGGTGTACAGACTTCTCGCGCACTCGATGCAACTGACTTTGTAGGTATCGTAATGCAAGCAGCAGGCAAGACTGCTAAATATATCCCTGAGAAGAACGCTAAAGCTATCTTGAAAGCTAAGTTAACTCCAGCAGGATAG
- a CDS encoding prohibitin family protein yields MYENEYQVTKRQVVAGATIIGLIIFAVFFRLTAVVKIPANTVGVKVSAFNGVQEKTLQTGYHLKLPFADKVYKLPTSVQTKTMEAITTQTKDGQWLNTNIDVKYKVNKAEAMTVFTNYTDLENVSNSVVAPAVQRAIESVTGEYDIYEVLGSKRTEVYGKIDQKLKERFAADNLEFVSFTITDQDAGDEIEKAIKDESVKQKQVDSAKQDQEKVKIEAETKKIQAQADADAEVIKAQGQAKANAELNNSISDNLIRMKEAEARLEHGWVEVITQGDVITNQE; encoded by the coding sequence ATGTACGAAAATGAATATCAAGTAACAAAACGTCAGGTAGTAGCAGGCGCTACAATTATTGGACTTATTATTTTTGCAGTATTTTTTAGATTGACCGCGGTTGTAAAAATTCCAGCTAATACAGTCGGTGTTAAAGTCTCTGCTTTTAATGGTGTACAAGAAAAGACTTTACAGACAGGGTACCATCTGAAACTCCCATTTGCTGACAAGGTGTATAAATTACCGACATCAGTTCAGACCAAGACCATGGAAGCTATCACGACACAGACCAAGGATGGTCAGTGGTTGAATACCAATATTGATGTTAAATACAAGGTCAATAAGGCAGAGGCTATGACTGTATTTACCAACTACACAGACCTAGAAAACGTGAGTAACAGCGTTGTCGCTCCAGCGGTTCAACGGGCCATTGAATCCGTGACAGGTGAGTATGATATTTACGAAGTACTAGGGTCTAAACGTACAGAAGTTTATGGCAAGATTGACCAGAAGCTAAAAGAACGGTTCGCAGCTGACAACTTGGAGTTTGTGTCTTTCACTATCACTGACCAAGACGCTGGTGACGAGATAGAGAAGGCGATAAAAGACGAATCGGTTAAGCAGAAGCAGGTTGATTCTGCTAAGCAGGATCAAGAAAAAGTTAAAATCGAAGCGGAAACTAAAAAAATCCAAGCTCAGGCTGATGCGGATGCTGAAGTCATTAAGGCTCAAGGGCAAGCAAAAGCCAACGCTGAATTAAACAACTCTATCTCTGACAACCTCATCCGAATGAAAGAAGCTGAAGCACGTTTGGAACATGGTTGGGTTGAAGTTATCACTCAAGGGGATGTGATTACGAATCAAGAGTAA
- a CDS encoding phage scaffolding protein → MKRDFLATLGLSDEVIDKVMAEHGKTVNETKSKLTETENELNAKVKDLTTANQTIEDLQKSNKDNADLQKQIEDYQTKLTESETQRIADRKNAFIELGLTKAGVKNSKAVTALLDLDKISEGDKGWTGLDEQLEALKESDAYLFNVAEDPKPQPTPVITMPGNPDSSDPAPKDAWAEVAARYN, encoded by the coding sequence ATGAAACGTGATTTTTTAGCAACGCTTGGATTGTCTGATGAAGTTATCGACAAGGTCATGGCCGAACATGGGAAGACAGTCAATGAAACTAAGTCGAAATTGACTGAAACCGAGAATGAACTTAATGCTAAAGTAAAGGACCTTACAACAGCTAATCAGACTATTGAAGACCTGCAAAAATCAAACAAAGATAATGCCGATTTACAAAAGCAGATTGAGGATTATCAAACAAAGCTAACCGAATCTGAGACTCAAAGAATTGCTGATCGTAAAAATGCATTTATCGAACTTGGATTGACGAAAGCTGGTGTCAAGAATAGCAAGGCCGTGACCGCCCTATTAGATTTGGATAAAATCTCAGAAGGCGATAAAGGCTGGACAGGACTTGACGAACAGCTAGAGGCATTGAAAGAAAGCGATGCATATCTTTTTAATGTCGCCGAAGATCCAAAACCGCAACCAACGCCAGTCATTACAATGCCTGGTAACCCTGACAGCTCGGACCCAGCTCCAAAAGATGCGTGGGCAGAAGTAGCTGCACGATATAACTAG
- the terS gene encoding phage terminase small subunit: MEKSELARKDYEAGMKYKDIATKHDVSINTVKSWQRRHKWSRDKKGAPKTPRGAPKGNKNADGHGAPKGNTNALKHGLFAKYIPRDVLEIAQDISDKHPIDILWENITLTYANLLHAQRILFVQDIEDNTEFISGDGLKGTTYEHHTAWDKQGKALAAIAKTQGELRQMIKAYDELTRSPLVTEEQRLRIDTLKAKLQTEGDSDGEIIIVDSWSDD; the protein is encoded by the coding sequence ATGGAGAAAAGTGAACTAGCACGCAAAGACTATGAGGCAGGCATGAAGTACAAAGATATTGCTACTAAGCATGATGTCTCAATCAACACAGTCAAATCATGGCAACGTAGACACAAATGGAGCCGTGACAAAAAGGGTGCACCCAAAACTCCAAGAGGTGCACCCAAAGGGAATAAGAATGCAGACGGACACGGAGCCCCTAAGGGAAACACTAACGCCCTCAAACATGGATTGTTTGCTAAGTACATACCTCGAGATGTTCTCGAGATAGCTCAAGATATTTCTGATAAACACCCAATTGACATCCTTTGGGAAAACATCACGCTAACCTATGCTAATCTACTGCATGCTCAGCGTATTTTATTTGTTCAAGATATAGAGGATAATACAGAATTTATTTCTGGAGATGGTCTGAAAGGAACAACCTACGAACATCATACAGCATGGGATAAGCAAGGTAAAGCTCTGGCAGCTATCGCAAAAACACAAGGAGAACTGCGACAGATGATTAAGGCTTATGATGAGCTAACACGCTCACCGCTTGTCACTGAAGAGCAGCGATTGAGAATTGATACTCTCAAAGCTAAATTGCAAACGGAGGGGGATTCAGATGGCGAAATCATCATTGTCGACAGCTGGTCCGACGATTGA
- a CDS encoding DUF7204 family protein: MTYTVTVLFDHVLVDETHCFENEADALKCKAGLEARYRGQRLYSVKMEEVE; encoded by the coding sequence ATGACATATACAGTAACAGTATTATTTGATCACGTGCTAGTTGACGAAACGCATTGCTTCGAAAATGAAGCTGATGCCTTGAAATGCAAAGCAGGCCTGGAAGCTAGGTATCGAGGTCAGCGGTTGTATAGTGTGAAGATGGAGGAAGTCGAGTGA
- a CDS encoding DUF1492 domain-containing protein → MNKAKELLDELQNLDLDIQSRIDEINELEAGLLSSPKWKTDKVQGGKAKKVDDVYSQLVIMKEAIEQDTNEVINRKLELGRLINKLKNPKSRSVLRMTYITKMYVDDVCDKMGISRTTFYTWRNTAICELNDVLEKMELN, encoded by the coding sequence GTGAACAAGGCTAAAGAGTTGCTTGATGAACTACAAAACCTAGATTTAGACATTCAAAGCCGGATAGATGAAATCAATGAACTTGAGGCAGGTTTGCTCTCAAGCCCAAAATGGAAAACTGATAAGGTTCAGGGTGGGAAAGCTAAGAAAGTTGATGATGTCTATTCCCAGCTTGTAATCATGAAAGAAGCTATTGAACAAGATACCAATGAAGTTATTAACAGGAAACTTGAATTAGGTAGATTGATTAACAAGCTGAAAAATCCAAAAAGCAGGTCAGTTCTCAGAATGACTTACATTACTAAAATGTATGTTGATGATGTTTGCGACAAAATGGGTATCAGTAGAACCACTTTCTATACTTGGAGGAATACGGCTATCTGTGAGTTGAATGATGTTTTGGAAAAAATGGAACTAAATTGA
- a CDS encoding virulence-associated E family protein gives MAVIGDVVNISVKQFTRTKKKVLDENGEKVEIDAIVADSPRNVLLAMKSDNKLNDFLRHNEFTGEHEIVADVKLDAISMRKGQLPSAFESYLSVYLENHFKVVFKTRALQDGIEAFFAEKTYNPVQEYMEHAYDSWDHKERLNQVFQTWLGAEDSIYVQKIAEMFFVGAVSKVFNPWVKFDYTLDLVGGQGAGKTTFLQKIAVDWYTDSAKDFMDKDNYEIMLKSLIVNDDEMVASRKTTFDELKAFVTKTDLTFRRSYGRRAEKFPKNFVIARTSNKVEYLGDKTGERRFLPILVDAAKQFVKPFDMTDNDVLQLWGEAVAIYKKGFTLTFDEDFEDELAVYKERFTYRDEAENQIYDYLDMLVPEEWESMSVVQQHQYTWAYFNNGVYRNDAGFIYEGVKPQESVSSKQILKNVFDIDVAKGDKLARKIKLIMDNNQDWEYKVKKVNGKAIRGYFRK, from the coding sequence GTGGCAGTGATTGGTGATGTTGTAAATATCTCTGTCAAGCAGTTTACCAGGACGAAAAAAAAGGTACTGGATGAAAACGGAGAAAAGGTTGAGATTGATGCCATTGTCGCAGACAGCCCTCGAAATGTGCTGTTGGCCATGAAGAGTGATAACAAGCTCAATGACTTCCTTCGGCACAACGAATTTACTGGTGAGCATGAGATTGTGGCCGATGTCAAATTGGATGCTATCAGCATGAGGAAAGGTCAGCTGCCATCTGCATTTGAATCTTATCTCAGTGTTTACCTGGAAAATCATTTCAAGGTTGTGTTCAAGACCAGGGCTTTGCAAGATGGTATTGAGGCATTCTTTGCAGAAAAAACCTATAATCCTGTTCAGGAATACATGGAACATGCCTATGACAGTTGGGACCACAAGGAACGTCTGAATCAAGTCTTCCAGACCTGGCTAGGTGCTGAGGACAGCATCTATGTCCAGAAAATAGCGGAGATGTTTTTCGTCGGGGCTGTGTCCAAGGTCTTCAATCCATGGGTAAAGTTTGACTACACTCTAGACCTGGTCGGTGGGCAGGGTGCTGGTAAGACAACATTCCTGCAAAAGATCGCAGTTGACTGGTACACGGATTCTGCTAAGGATTTCATGGACAAGGACAACTACGAGATCATGCTAAAATCCCTGATTGTCAATGACGACGAGATGGTGGCTAGTAGGAAGACGACGTTTGATGAGCTCAAGGCTTTTGTGACCAAGACCGATTTGACATTCCGTAGGTCCTATGGTCGTCGTGCTGAAAAGTTTCCCAAAAACTTCGTGATTGCTCGGACCAGCAACAAGGTCGAGTATCTTGGTGATAAAACTGGTGAGCGTCGTTTCCTACCGATCTTGGTGGATGCAGCTAAACAATTCGTCAAGCCATTCGACATGACGGACAATGATGTCCTGCAGTTGTGGGGTGAGGCAGTTGCAATTTACAAAAAAGGCTTCACGTTGACCTTTGACGAAGACTTCGAGGATGAGCTGGCAGTCTATAAAGAACGCTTCACTTATCGAGATGAGGCAGAAAACCAAATCTATGATTATTTGGATATGCTGGTTCCGGAAGAATGGGAAAGCATGTCCGTAGTTCAACAGCATCAGTACACATGGGCTTATTTCAACAATGGTGTGTATCGGAATGATGCCGGTTTTATTTACGAAGGTGTCAAACCGCAAGAAAGTGTGTCATCGAAGCAGATCCTGAAGAATGTTTTTGACATCGATGTTGCCAAAGGAGATAAATTAGCTCGGAAGATTAAGCTGATCATGGACAACAACCAGGATTGGGAGTACAAAGTTAAGAAGGTAAATGGCAAAGCAATTCGAGGATATTTCCGGAAATAA
- a CDS encoding DUF1372 family protein translates to MKENDPLVLVTLCLVIALFAAVTEVKVLRGQVKRLEERETVIIHKVDNAGVTMVGKVTGKDIVDGRYYVEIGAYGKFLVTKGQFETIKIGDDIPDYLQGRGS, encoded by the coding sequence GTGAAAGAAAATGATCCATTGGTTTTAGTGACTCTGTGTCTAGTCATCGCTTTGTTTGCAGCAGTAACAGAAGTAAAAGTATTGCGTGGACAAGTGAAAAGGCTGGAAGAACGTGAAACGGTTATTATTCACAAGGTTGACAATGCGGGCGTGACTATGGTTGGAAAAGTCACAGGGAAGGACATTGTTGACGGTAGGTACTATGTAGAAATCGGTGCCTACGGCAAATTCCTGGTCACAAAGGGTCAGTTTGAAACAATCAAAATCGGTGATGATATTCCGGATTACCTACAAGGAAGGGGTAGTTGA
- a CDS encoding phage portal protein, with protein MTDKELQTILDHPKISLSKDEVERIREDFTIYAGKHPQVEYLNSMRKKKKRDFQGLNMTKVASEYIANIVFNEQCEINISEEHAEAKEFINKVLEDNKFIKNLSTYLEPMFATGGLAVRPYVDNGRIEFSWCLADTFYPLKSNTNDITECVIASRSINVENDKEIFYTLLEFHEWQGNDYVITNELYRSERKEVVGRRVSVSMLYADLPERVVFNAAVAPLNQPLFSYLKPVGFNNISPRSPLGLSLVDNAKSTIKRIDEVSDQFFWEIKKGKRRIIASDHFVNTSIDPVSGRPIQYFDEDEDMFLALPSAIDDMQWKDITPEIRSQQYIASLNNFLATLEMQIKVSPGTFYFDGAGVKTATEVISEDSLTFRTRSGNVNAVSEFIKDVLISVFELASRTIGPDGKLLYTGEIPTKSDIGIDFDDGIFTDKKSQLDYYAQAQSAGLIPKTIVIQRLFDVDDSTAKEWLELMVAENNSANPLLKQISAEQSLLGGDE; from the coding sequence ATGACAGATAAGGAGCTTCAGACAATTCTTGATCACCCGAAAATCTCTTTGAGTAAGGATGAGGTTGAACGGATTAGAGAGGATTTCACAATCTATGCTGGCAAACATCCACAAGTTGAATATCTCAACTCAATGCGAAAAAAGAAAAAGCGTGATTTCCAAGGGCTTAATATGACAAAAGTAGCCAGCGAATATATAGCGAACATTGTCTTCAACGAGCAGTGTGAAATCAATATTTCTGAAGAGCACGCTGAAGCCAAAGAATTCATAAATAAAGTCCTTGAGGACAATAAGTTTATCAAGAACTTATCCACTTACTTGGAGCCTATGTTTGCGACTGGTGGCTTAGCTGTTCGTCCTTATGTAGATAACGGTAGGATTGAGTTCAGTTGGTGTTTAGCAGATACATTCTATCCGCTGAAATCAAACACAAATGATATTACCGAATGTGTGATTGCTTCTCGCTCGATTAATGTTGAGAATGACAAAGAGATTTTCTATACACTTTTAGAGTTTCATGAGTGGCAGGGAAATGATTATGTGATTACGAACGAGCTATATCGCAGCGAACGGAAAGAAGTGGTTGGTCGTCGTGTGTCTGTTAGTATGCTTTATGCTGACTTGCCAGAGCGAGTTGTTTTCAATGCTGCTGTCGCACCTTTGAATCAACCGCTGTTTTCATATCTGAAACCGGTTGGATTTAACAATATCTCTCCTCGCAGTCCCCTCGGATTGAGTTTGGTTGATAATGCAAAGTCAACAATAAAGCGTATTGATGAGGTTTCGGACCAATTCTTTTGGGAGATAAAAAAAGGCAAGCGTCGAATTATTGCTTCGGATCATTTTGTGAATACGTCGATTGATCCAGTATCTGGAAGACCTATTCAATACTTTGATGAAGATGAGGATATGTTTCTTGCATTGCCGTCAGCGATTGACGATATGCAGTGGAAAGATATTACCCCAGAAATCAGAAGTCAACAATACATCGCCAGTCTCAATAACTTCCTAGCAACTCTGGAAATGCAGATTAAAGTCAGTCCAGGCACTTTCTACTTTGATGGTGCTGGTGTCAAAACAGCGACTGAAGTGATCAGTGAGGATAGTTTAACGTTTCGGACACGTAGTGGTAATGTCAATGCTGTGTCGGAGTTTATCAAAGATGTACTGATTTCTGTTTTCGAATTGGCTAGTCGAACGATTGGGCCAGACGGAAAGTTGCTCTATACTGGTGAAATTCCTACTAAGAGTGACATTGGCATTGACTTTGACGACGGGATCTTCACCGATAAAAAATCTCAGCTTGATTATTATGCTCAAGCACAATCAGCAGGATTGATTCCTAAAACAATTGTGATTCAACGATTATTTGATGTGGATGATTCTACCGCTAAAGAGTGGTTAGAATTAATGGTCGCTGAGAACAACTCAGCCAATCCGTTGCTAAAACAAATTTCTGCTGAACAGAGCCTATTAGGTGGTGATGAGTAG
- a CDS encoding bifunctional DNA primase/polymerase, translating into MGMKKAALAYQKKGFSVIPISPSNKQPMIKFADKPAMTAQEIEDFWNQYPDSNIAVRTDKFFVIDIDLHGKHNGYESLANWEHLNLLTPTLQAKTASGGKHIFYFKHPDVSMTQMIGFLPGVDVKAHPNNYVLVAPSKTPKGEYAWDLEKSKEGGTMVTASRALVMAIKQEYLKKNNRSELDDIYYQIRNGAGKRNRTTEVFEMIVKGFGEEGSRNDTAAKFAGTLLARSVDPNCVLELARIANNNSADPLSDRELSRTVDSMIQKHMRGGGSDW; encoded by the coding sequence ATGGGAATGAAGAAAGCGGCTTTGGCTTATCAGAAAAAGGGCTTTTCTGTAATTCCTATAAGCCCTTCTAATAAGCAACCGATGATAAAATTTGCTGATAAACCGGCTATGACCGCGCAAGAGATTGAAGATTTTTGGAATCAGTATCCGGATAGTAATATCGCTGTCCGGACTGATAAATTCTTCGTAATCGACATCGACTTGCACGGCAAACATAATGGATATGAGAGTCTGGCCAATTGGGAACATCTTAACTTACTTACCCCGACGCTGCAGGCGAAGACTGCCAGCGGTGGCAAGCATATCTTTTACTTTAAGCATCCGGATGTGTCCATGACACAGATGATTGGTTTTCTTCCTGGAGTGGATGTCAAAGCTCATCCAAATAATTATGTTCTGGTCGCTCCCTCAAAAACACCTAAAGGGGAGTATGCCTGGGACTTGGAAAAGTCGAAAGAAGGCGGGACCATGGTCACTGCTAGTCGAGCGCTAGTCATGGCAATTAAGCAAGAGTATCTGAAAAAGAACAACCGGAGCGAACTTGATGACATTTATTATCAAATTCGGAATGGTGCTGGCAAACGAAATCGGACCACGGAGGTCTTTGAAATGATTGTCAAAGGCTTTGGTGAGGAAGGTAGTCGAAACGATACGGCAGCCAAATTTGCTGGGACATTATTGGCCAGAAGTGTTGACCCAAACTGTGTTTTGGAATTGGCACGGATTGCGAATAATAATTCTGCTGATCCACTAAGCGATAGAGAGTTAAGTCGGACGGTAGATAGTATGATACAAAAACACATGAGGGGAGGTGGCAGTGATTGGTGA
- a CDS encoding phage minor capsid protein, translating to MPKVTPHQLNLMTDGTVDLYRELESEIFRLVAQRLRTEGEVDITAWQMEKLQQLHLLNADVIHELAKVSGRASDEIERFIRSAGYAIVDDTDNYFEKPLPYSSRIDLMMEGYKNQVFRDVNNFVNQTLISTNYGTGKVAEMYTDIINKSATLFNSGMLTLDKAIQRTINQWVDKGIQSSFVDKGGHTWSMERYVATVLRSTMQRTYNEVRTSRMAEYGCHTVLVGSLASARPDCAYCQGQVLDVRPQEQADSGYPSVYNFGYGSPGGHRGVNCRHPWFPFVPGVSTNNQPQYDPEDAIENGRIEAGRQQLAGRIRNTKKKLMIAEELGAANAGKYKRQLLEQQAQMREYVQRHNLRRNYRLEKVYIPRQNVVDGGYKAILTKADKVRATAQYEKYKSILGNKAPKTLDDYINIKYNGGEKYKTLKHDARVVSYFSGDIKEPLSESQKKQAVEAYFNFKNDGILFGDHGIARYVERMRRKNGTLKYNYQAILNIFEQEPLYTSSRGANVRDVRFNDNVIVYSEQGKKEVVSMVLRSSKKKGKDIPHKDWTVISGDSN from the coding sequence GTGCCAAAAGTCACGCCACACCAACTTAACCTAATGACTGATGGTACTGTAGATTTGTACCGTGAGTTAGAAAGCGAAATCTTCCGTTTAGTTGCCCAAAGACTTCGAACGGAAGGAGAAGTCGATATTACAGCATGGCAAATGGAAAAACTCCAACAGTTACATCTGCTGAATGCTGATGTCATTCACGAATTGGCCAAGGTTAGCGGACGTGCGTCGGATGAGATTGAGCGATTCATTCGTTCTGCTGGTTATGCAATCGTTGATGATACGGATAATTACTTCGAAAAACCTCTACCCTATTCCAGTCGCATTGACTTAATGATGGAAGGGTACAAAAATCAAGTATTTCGTGATGTTAATAATTTCGTCAATCAGACCTTGATTAGTACAAACTATGGCACTGGCAAAGTAGCTGAGATGTACACGGATATTATTAACAAATCCGCAACACTATTCAATTCTGGCATGTTGACTCTCGACAAAGCCATTCAACGGACAATCAACCAGTGGGTAGATAAAGGGATTCAATCTTCTTTCGTTGACAAAGGCGGCCATACCTGGTCGATGGAGCGTTATGTTGCTACGGTCCTTAGATCTACCATGCAACGGACATATAACGAGGTCAGAACAAGCAGGATGGCTGAATATGGTTGTCATACAGTCCTAGTTGGTTCCTTAGCTTCTGCCCGTCCGGATTGTGCCTACTGTCAAGGACAAGTCTTAGATGTTCGTCCTCAAGAACAAGCTGACAGTGGATATCCTAGTGTATATAATTTTGGATATGGTAGTCCCGGAGGGCACCGAGGGGTTAATTGCCGGCATCCATGGTTTCCATTTGTTCCTGGTGTTAGCACTAATAACCAGCCTCAATATGATCCAGAAGATGCGATTGAAAATGGCAGGATTGAAGCAGGTCGTCAACAATTAGCGGGTCGAATCCGCAATACGAAGAAAAAGCTGATGATTGCAGAAGAACTTGGAGCTGCCAACGCAGGAAAATACAAGCGTCAATTGCTCGAACAGCAAGCTCAAATGCGTGAATACGTTCAAAGGCACAATCTAAGAAGGAATTACCGATTAGAGAAAGTCTATATACCGAGACAGAATGTTGTCGATGGCGGCTATAAAGCAATCCTAACAAAAGCTGATAAAGTACGAGCTACTGCCCAGTATGAAAAATACAAGTCAATTTTAGGAAATAAAGCTCCCAAAACACTTGATGACTACATCAATATCAAGTATAATGGTGGTGAGAAGTACAAAACATTAAAACACGATGCGAGGGTTGTTAGCTATTTCAGTGGCGATATTAAGGAGCCACTAAGTGAGTCTCAAAAGAAACAAGCTGTAGAGGCCTATTTTAATTTTAAAAATGATGGTATTCTGTTCGGTGACCACGGGATTGCTCGATATGTCGAGAGAATGCGCAGGAAAAATGGGACACTCAAGTACAACTATCAGGCCATATTGAATATTTTTGAGCAAGAACCCTTATATACATCGTCTCGCGGTGCGAATGTTAGAGACGTTAGATTTAACGACAATGTAATTGTTTATTCTGAACAAGGTAAAAAAGAAGTTGTTTCAATGGTTTTGAGAAGTAGCAAGAAAAAAGGAAAAGATATTCCACATAAAGATTGGACGGTGATTTCTGGTGACAGCAACTGA